A single genomic interval of Bacillus sp. es.036 harbors:
- a CDS encoding RQC-minor-2 family DNA-binding protein, translating to MSVEQHTYHFDAYPMFAFVPMGKKNKRIRSVGQKVQKGLLHRLHDHVKRKMDAFTREERMKLQAFLEQDTEAVLPIPLNKEDELYPHLIKPEQLIWQSFSPMHGIPIHSSSTYRESYINLSTEELDQHLDQVLRDYLFCADVAKQTRHDLEQQIVDGFQRHPFIQLAKEKEEVVQAVEKINHSPLISLLNSPEDLSFWRHRVEIVMRPYREIPDAWLWRGESICSHEKQMIFHAASSEIEYCCDSCRFSVYYNVSEERVRLKEEINMERAQKRIATIERQFNEMVEKTPRLVEKIDEVAKALSSFEPVVDLYNDVLDLKSRLEIDEAPDTVTFYEQLRKVSLPEEREGSPLLWLSKISTDTIEPFKPRVILPIVNETEFTRVRAYLDNLISLSTHSPRNEEQYVTIKGNVLTFGELKGVLQFISMHENQPLHVMSKVLIGQTTNALRIQRLHEDENYGLLNDWEEKHVVKAIKLIEKDGMLEKLSKGYALTEKANSLLGRESQ from the coding sequence ATGTCTGTGGAACAACATACGTACCATTTTGACGCTTATCCAATGTTTGCTTTTGTGCCAATGGGAAAGAAGAACAAACGAATTCGATCAGTTGGACAAAAAGTACAAAAAGGATTGCTTCATCGCCTTCATGATCATGTGAAACGAAAAATGGATGCTTTTACTAGGGAAGAACGCATGAAATTGCAGGCATTTCTTGAACAAGATACCGAGGCTGTATTACCGATTCCTTTAAATAAAGAAGATGAATTATACCCACATTTGATTAAACCTGAGCAATTAATCTGGCAATCTTTTTCGCCGATGCACGGTATACCAATTCATAGCTCTTCCACCTATCGTGAATCGTACATAAATCTTTCAACGGAAGAACTTGATCAACATCTCGATCAGGTGCTTCGCGATTATTTATTTTGTGCTGATGTCGCAAAACAGACTCGACATGATTTGGAACAACAAATTGTCGATGGTTTTCAACGCCATCCTTTTATTCAACTAGCAAAAGAAAAGGAAGAAGTTGTTCAAGCAGTAGAAAAAATCAATCATTCTCCGTTAATTTCTTTGTTAAACTCTCCTGAAGATCTTTCTTTTTGGCGACACCGTGTAGAGATTGTCATGCGACCGTATCGGGAAATTCCTGATGCGTGGTTATGGAGGGGTGAAAGCATTTGCTCACATGAAAAACAAATGATTTTTCACGCTGCGAGCTCGGAGATTGAATATTGTTGTGATTCGTGTAGATTTTCGGTTTATTATAACGTATCGGAAGAGCGGGTGCGTCTAAAAGAAGAGATCAATATGGAACGTGCGCAGAAACGTATTGCGACAATTGAACGTCAATTTAATGAAATGGTAGAAAAAACACCTCGCTTAGTTGAAAAGATTGATGAGGTAGCAAAAGCACTCTCGTCGTTTGAACCAGTTGTAGACCTTTATAACGATGTGCTGGACCTCAAAAGTAGATTAGAAATAGACGAGGCGCCGGATACAGTGACTTTTTATGAGCAGTTAAGAAAGGTAAGTCTCCCTGAAGAGAGAGAAGGTTCTCCGCTACTATGGCTTTCAAAAATCTCTACAGATACCATTGAACCTTTTAAACCGAGAGTGATTTTGCCTATTGTGAATGAAACGGAGTTTACGCGTGTACGTGCTTATTTAGACAACCTAATCTCGCTAAGTACGCACAGTCCAAGAAATGAGGAGCAGTATGTAACGATAAAGGGAAATGTGCTCACTTTCGGGGAATTAAAAGGTGTACTTCAGTTCATTTCGATGCATGAGAATCAGCCGCTACATGTGATGTCGAAAGTATTAATTGGACAAACAACAAATGCCCTGCGAATACAAAGGTTGCATGAGGATGAAAACTATGGTTTGTTGAACGACTGGGAAGAAAAACACGTTGTGAAAGCAATCAAATTGATTGAGAAGGATGGCATGCTCGAA
- a CDS encoding phospholipase D family protein, with protein sequence MKKRSWYRRKRWILFSIVILIYISVITYHRFKPLPEGVSYASKVHELSSDEIEFLYDLTYDKDNEEVYDHSIFDEVNKTIKEADEFLILDLFLFNGYTDGKRDYPKISEELSKAVVETMEKKPDLNVILISDEVNTTYGSHEAKQIKKIEDMGAEVIFTDLERLRDPSLFYSGVWRMAFSWFGQDGKGWLPNPMAPSAPKVTARSYLELLNVKANHRKTVITEDAGMIMSANPHDASGFHSNIAFKVKGTILNELIKSEKAVAAYSGGDVSKFPDKPISNAKATEEVKAQIVTESKIQDSVVTAIDDAKEDDLIYIGMFYLADRDIIDAIVDATERAVDVRLILDPNQNAFGQQKIGLPNLPITAELTKQGNKHLSIRWYDTNKEQFHTKLLYVKGKEESTIVGGSGNYTSRNMDDYNMETNIHIKASNDQKVMEDVDRYFERMWTNEDGTYTVDYEKYQNSLSSYKYVMYILQKLFQVTTY encoded by the coding sequence ATGAAGAAACGGTCATGGTACAGAAGAAAGCGTTGGATTTTATTTAGTATTGTTATTCTCATTTATATCTCCGTTATTACATATCATCGTTTTAAGCCTTTACCAGAAGGAGTTTCTTATGCAAGTAAGGTTCATGAATTAAGCAGTGATGAAATCGAATTCCTGTATGATTTAACGTACGATAAAGATAATGAAGAAGTGTATGACCATAGTATCTTTGACGAAGTCAACAAAACGATTAAAGAAGCGGATGAATTTCTCATTTTAGACCTCTTCTTATTTAATGGATATACAGATGGAAAACGTGATTATCCGAAAATTAGCGAGGAATTGTCAAAAGCTGTTGTTGAAACGATGGAAAAGAAACCTGACCTAAATGTGATTCTAATAAGTGATGAAGTGAATACAACGTACGGTTCTCATGAAGCAAAACAAATCAAGAAAATTGAAGACATGGGGGCGGAAGTGATTTTTACAGATTTAGAACGACTTCGCGACCCTAGTTTGTTTTATTCAGGGGTATGGAGAATGGCGTTTTCCTGGTTCGGACAAGATGGAAAAGGATGGCTTCCAAATCCAATGGCTCCTTCTGCACCGAAAGTGACGGCACGGTCCTACCTGGAACTCTTAAATGTAAAAGCTAATCATAGAAAAACGGTTATCACAGAAGATGCAGGAATGATCATGTCTGCCAATCCACATGATGCGAGTGGTTTTCATTCGAATATCGCTTTCAAGGTGAAAGGTACAATTTTAAATGAGCTCATCAAATCAGAGAAGGCTGTTGCCGCGTACTCAGGAGGGGATGTGTCAAAGTTTCCAGACAAACCAATCTCTAATGCAAAAGCGACAGAAGAAGTAAAAGCGCAAATCGTAACCGAAAGTAAAATTCAAGATAGCGTTGTAACCGCGATTGATGATGCTAAGGAAGATGATCTTATTTATATCGGCATGTTCTACCTTGCTGATCGAGATATTATTGATGCTATCGTTGATGCGACGGAACGAGCAGTTGACGTAAGACTGATACTCGATCCTAACCAAAATGCCTTCGGACAACAAAAAATAGGCTTACCTAATCTACCTATTACTGCAGAACTGACGAAACAGGGAAATAAGCACCTCTCTATCCGCTGGTATGATACGAACAAAGAACAGTTTCATACAAAACTCCTCTATGTAAAAGGAAAAGAAGAAAGCACGATCGTCGGTGGATCAGGAAACTATACCTCTCGAAACATGGATGATTATAACATGGAAACAAATATCCATATAAAAGCATCAAACGATCAGAAAGTGATGGAAGACGTTGATCGCTATTTTGAAAGAATGTGGACGAATGAAGATGGTACGTATACAGTCGATTACGAAAAATATCAAAATTCCTTATCATCTTATAAGTATGTCATGTACATTTTACAGAAATTATTCCAGGTAACAACCTATTAA
- a CDS encoding helix-turn-helix domain-containing protein, translating to MAKYSEKFKLEVVMEYLQGSLGYTLLAKKYGMPHKSPIIGWVRAYQTFGEEGLKRKRSRQVFPVQFKLNVLNFMKQTGASYRETAIAFKMNNPSLIANWSSTLRKEGIGGLQEKAKGRPPMPKNHKQQSSKSEKELTREEQLERENELLRLEISYLKKLKAFQENPNAYLEKHKQRWYSNSKKKDSN from the coding sequence ATGGCAAAGTATAGTGAAAAATTTAAATTAGAAGTGGTAATGGAGTATCTCCAAGGATCTCTGGGATACACTTTATTAGCCAAAAAGTATGGAATGCCTCATAAATCTCCCATCATTGGTTGGGTTCGTGCTTATCAAACCTTTGGAGAAGAGGGATTGAAGAGAAAGCGTTCAAGACAAGTCTTCCCTGTCCAATTTAAGTTAAATGTATTAAACTTTATGAAACAGACAGGCGCTTCTTATCGGGAGACTGCGATTGCCTTTAAAATGAACAATCCTTCGTTAATTGCGAATTGGTCTAGTACATTACGGAAGGAAGGAATCGGAGGCCTCCAAGAAAAAGCGAAAGGACGGCCACCTATGCCAAAAAATCACAAACAACAATCATCGAAATCAGAAAAAGAGTTAACGCGTGAAGAACAACTAGAACGCGAAAATGAGCTTCTGCGATTAGAGATTTCCTATCTAAAAAAGTTAAAAGCTTTTCAGGAGAACCCGAATGCCTATCTCGAAAAGCACAAGCAGCGCTGGTATTCGAACTCAAAAAAGAAGGATTCAAATTAA
- a CDS encoding IS3 family transposase — protein sequence MRDFLSKKVKSFSGEPECLSRKAQAALVFELKKEGFKLKDALRRVAIPEATYHYQVTQLKNEDPNKEWKEVIKELFHKHEGKYGYRRIYLALRNQGYVINHKKVQRMMSELGLKCEKFTRKSRYKSYKGTVGKVAQNRLKRRFNTSVRLQKIVTDVTEFKCRGNEKLYLSPMMDLFNGEIVSFGISNRPALNLVLKPLTEALETIRTEAKYRTTIHSDQGWHYQHNTWVKTLKKNRIFQSMSRKATCADNAAMENFFGILKQEMYYGEELVSYEELKRKLEVYVDYYNHERVKAKLAGLSPIQYRTQTSQTAA from the coding sequence ATTAGAGATTTCCTATCTAAAAAAGTTAAAAGCTTTTCAGGAGAACCCGAATGCCTATCTCGAAAAGCACAAGCAGCGCTGGTATTCGAACTCAAAAAAGAAGGATTCAAATTAAAGGACGCTTTGCGGAGAGTAGCCATTCCCGAGGCCACCTATCATTACCAGGTAACGCAATTAAAGAACGAAGATCCAAATAAAGAGTGGAAAGAAGTGATCAAGGAACTCTTCCATAAGCACGAGGGAAAATACGGATATCGCCGCATTTACTTAGCGCTTCGAAACCAGGGATATGTCATCAACCACAAAAAAGTGCAACGAATGATGAGTGAGTTGGGATTGAAGTGTGAAAAATTCACTCGGAAATCCCGGTATAAATCGTACAAAGGTACGGTTGGAAAAGTGGCTCAAAACCGATTGAAACGCAGATTCAATACGTCCGTCCGTCTCCAAAAAATTGTCACAGATGTGACTGAATTTAAATGTAGAGGAAATGAAAAGCTTTATTTGAGCCCGATGATGGACTTATTTAATGGAGAAATTGTTTCTTTTGGGATTTCCAACCGACCCGCACTCAATCTTGTTTTAAAGCCTTTGACTGAAGCGTTAGAAACCATTCGAACGGAAGCCAAATATCGGACCACCATCCACTCAGATCAAGGCTGGCATTATCAGCACAACACGTGGGTGAAGACATTAAAGAAGAATCGAATCTTCCAGAGTATGTCCAGAAAAGCAACCTGTGCCGATAATGCGGCCATGGAGAACTTCTTCGGGATTCTCAAACAAGAAATGTATTATGGAGAAGAGCTTGTCTCTTATGAAGAACTGAAAAGAAAACTTGAGGTATACGTGGACTATTATAACCATGAACGCGTAAAAGCAAAATTGGCTGGTTTAAGCCCGATACAATATCGAACTCAAACCAGCCAAACAGCTGCATAA
- a CDS encoding VOC family protein, which yields MIKQVSQIAIPVKKMERAVQFYKEILELQLLFETDQMAFFDCNGLRLLLSLPDKEKFAHASSIVYFEVKNIEKSYERLKKDGVLFNSKPHLVAKMDYTETWMAFFEDSEQNTHAIMSEISTK from the coding sequence ATGATCAAACAAGTGAGCCAGATTGCGATTCCCGTGAAAAAAATGGAACGAGCTGTCCAGTTTTACAAGGAAATTCTGGAGCTACAGTTATTATTTGAAACTGATCAAATGGCCTTTTTTGATTGTAACGGACTGCGTCTTCTTCTTAGCCTCCCGGATAAAGAAAAATTTGCTCACGCTAGCTCTATTGTTTATTTTGAAGTAAAAAACATTGAAAAAAGCTATGAGCGATTAAAAAAAGATGGCGTGCTATTTAATAGTAAGCCTCATTTGGTTGCGAAAATGGATTATACCGAAACCTGGATGGCTTTTTTCGAGGATAGTGAGCAAAATACGCATGCCATTATGAGTGAAATTTCTACGAAGTAA
- a CDS encoding excisionase family DNA-binding protein encodes MYLTIKETAEYLSLPESYIETLIRENRVRTIFDGEQHLLYKEQFNTHFEQLEKMKLRLEEEANEPIPEDPDVKDED; translated from the coding sequence ATGTACCTCACAATTAAAGAGACTGCAGAATATTTATCTCTACCTGAATCTTATATTGAAACGCTCATTCGTGAAAACCGCGTTCGTACCATTTTTGATGGTGAGCAGCATTTGTTATATAAAGAGCAGTTTAACACTCACTTTGAACAGCTTGAAAAAATGAAGCTAAGATTAGAAGAGGAAGCGAATGAGCCAATTCCAGAAGATCCTGATGTAAAAGATGAAGATTAA
- the liaG gene encoding LiaG family protein: MRSGFYVIVGLLAVGAVLLILYENTSLFAGGSDENSIKVTERTEEINIITHSSDMKIVPEARNDVKAALNGNGELSLRNRGDKIEVEVKQKWYQFFNFNGESDVTVYLPADFNQNLKLEVGSGNVELKGASSLVLNEVDIEMSSGDVELSNLQTKSFKHDGSSGRLIIDQLSTEKGSFDISSGDVILTKYSGPLKGEMSSGEMKVQMDQLSGDVSFDLSSGDVELDLPDDANFTLDTEASSGDISTTFTLKDQTITNNQISGVHGSGEHQVNVSLSSGNARVY, from the coding sequence ATGAGAAGTGGATTTTATGTCATTGTTGGTTTGCTAGCTGTTGGAGCAGTACTATTAATTCTATATGAAAACACCTCACTTTTTGCAGGAGGAAGCGATGAGAATAGCATAAAAGTGACGGAGCGAACGGAGGAAATTAACATAATCACACACAGTAGTGATATGAAAATCGTCCCTGAAGCTCGAAATGATGTAAAAGCAGCATTGAATGGGAATGGAGAGTTATCTTTACGTAACCGAGGGGATAAGATTGAAGTAGAAGTGAAGCAGAAATGGTATCAATTTTTCAACTTTAATGGAGAATCAGATGTTACTGTCTACTTACCCGCAGACTTTAATCAAAACCTTAAGCTTGAAGTGGGTTCAGGAAATGTTGAATTAAAAGGAGCTAGTTCTCTCGTTTTAAATGAGGTCGATATTGAGATGAGCTCTGGAGATGTTGAACTTTCTAACTTGCAAACGAAAAGCTTTAAACATGATGGATCATCAGGACGACTGATCATTGATCAGCTCTCAACCGAAAAAGGAAGCTTTGATATTAGTTCTGGTGACGTGATCCTAACGAAATATTCTGGACCACTAAAAGGAGAAATGTCATCCGGTGAAATGAAGGTTCAAATGGACCAGTTATCTGGAGATGTATCGTTTGATTTAAGTTCAGGCGATGTAGAATTAGACCTTCCCGATGATGCTAATTTCACACTCGATACAGAAGCAAGCAGTGGTGATATCTCTACAACTTTCACGTTAAAAGACCAAACGATAACTAACAATCAAATTTCTGGTGTCCATGGTAGTGGAGAACACCAGGTAAATGTTTCTCTTTCAAGCGGAAACGCTCGCGTGTATTAA
- a CDS encoding SIS domain-containing protein: MFSEYFNHINQALQVIEEQEVSAIKRASSAVATSIENGQIVHVFGCGHSHMMAEEVFYRAGGLAPIRPILIEDLMLHRGGLRSSALERTNDLAKEFMAHQDIQRGDVVIVVSTSGRNPVPIDVALLSKERGAYVIGVTSRKASIGQTSRHHSGKYLYEMVDLVIDHQVPSGDATMHNEKNQISFGSTSTILGMAVMNGITVEAIQQLIERGIHPPVFKSGNVDGSDEWNQTLIKKYKSRIPLLESKPHS; encoded by the coding sequence TTGTTTAGCGAATACTTCAATCACATTAATCAAGCACTTCAAGTCATTGAAGAACAAGAAGTAAGCGCCATAAAGCGAGCTAGTTCTGCTGTCGCAACGAGTATCGAAAACGGACAAATCGTCCATGTTTTTGGCTGTGGTCACTCGCATATGATGGCAGAAGAAGTTTTCTATCGTGCAGGAGGACTTGCTCCAATTCGTCCAATTTTAATTGAAGACCTAATGCTTCATAGGGGGGGGTTGCGTTCTTCTGCGTTAGAAAGAACCAATGACCTGGCCAAAGAGTTTATGGCTCATCAAGATATCCAACGAGGAGACGTCGTTATTGTTGTATCCACGTCAGGGCGTAATCCAGTTCCAATTGATGTAGCTCTTCTTAGCAAAGAAAGAGGAGCATACGTAATTGGAGTGACTTCTCGAAAAGCTTCAATTGGGCAAACTTCCAGACATCATTCAGGAAAGTATTTGTATGAAATGGTTGATCTGGTGATTGATCATCAAGTTCCATCAGGCGATGCGACGATGCATAATGAGAAGAATCAAATCTCATTTGGTTCGACTTCAACAATACTCGGGATGGCCGTTATGAACGGTATTACAGTAGAAGCCATTCAGCAGTTAATTGAACGAGGAATTCATCCTCCTGTATTTAAAAGTGGGAATGTAGATGGATCAGATGAGTGGAATCAAACATTAATTAAGAAATACAAATCACGCATACCTTTACTTGAAAGTAAACCTCACTCCTAG
- a CDS encoding GntR family transcriptional regulator, producing MIDKTSPLPIYYQLVEWIKGLIERGELKPGDSLPSEREYAERFSISRMTVRQAITELVNGGYLYRQKGVGTFVAEKKIEQQLMGLTSFTEDMKSRGMEPSSKLVGFEIVPAPSYISQQLKIQEHAPVYEIKRIRLADGIPMALEKTYISANLVKGLTEETVQHSLYHHIENQLAIKIEEATQVLESSVATQQEAEYLNIQKGAPILLIQRNTKLADETPLEVVKSSYRADRYKFMITLKR from the coding sequence ATGATTGATAAGACTTCCCCATTACCGATTTATTATCAGTTAGTGGAGTGGATAAAAGGGCTAATTGAACGTGGCGAATTAAAGCCAGGTGATTCATTGCCCTCAGAGCGAGAATATGCTGAACGATTTAGCATTAGTCGTATGACGGTAAGACAGGCGATTACAGAGCTTGTGAACGGCGGGTACCTTTATCGCCAAAAAGGCGTTGGAACTTTTGTAGCCGAGAAAAAAATTGAGCAGCAGTTGATGGGGTTAACCAGTTTTACTGAAGATATGAAATCTCGAGGAATGGAGCCTAGCAGTAAACTTGTTGGATTTGAAATCGTACCAGCTCCTTCTTACATTTCGCAGCAGTTAAAAATACAAGAACACGCGCCAGTATACGAAATAAAACGGATTAGACTTGCAGATGGCATTCCGATGGCTCTCGAGAAGACGTACATTTCAGCGAACCTCGTCAAAGGACTAACAGAAGAAACTGTTCAACATTCCTTGTATCATCACATTGAAAATCAGCTCGCTATCAAGATCGAAGAGGCTACTCAGGTGCTGGAGTCGTCTGTAGCGACACAGCAAGAGGCCGAGTACCTCAATATCCAAAAGGGTGCACCAATCCTGCTCATTCAGCGGAATACGAAACTTGCTGACGAAACACCACTAGAAGTTGTAAAGTCTTCGTATCGAGCGGATCGTTATAAATTTATGATTACACTGAAACGTTAA
- the nagB gene encoding glucosamine-6-phosphate deaminase, whose product MRIIQANDYEHMSELAANYLIEKVQTNPAIVLGLATGGTPLGTYKRLIKDHEQNGTSYKKVTTYNLDEYVGFSSENPNSYHAFMYDNLFEKVDIPTTNVHLPSGTAIDLVEECKGYEERIEEAGGIDVQLLGMGSNGHIGFNEPGTSFQATTQIVELAQSTREANARFFDDIKEVPYQAITMGIATIMKSKEILLLVSGESKNDAMKKLMEGEVDESFPASILNKHSHVTIIADKEALSGVSVR is encoded by the coding sequence ATGAGAATTATTCAAGCGAATGATTACGAACACATGAGTGAACTTGCAGCAAATTACCTAATAGAGAAGGTTCAAACAAACCCAGCGATTGTACTCGGCCTTGCGACTGGAGGAACGCCACTTGGGACATATAAGCGACTGATCAAAGACCATGAACAAAACGGCACGTCCTATAAAAAGGTGACAACATACAACCTTGATGAATATGTAGGTTTTTCGTCAGAAAACCCAAATAGTTACCACGCCTTTATGTACGACAATTTATTTGAAAAAGTCGACATTCCTACGACAAATGTTCACCTCCCGAGCGGAACCGCTATTGATCTCGTAGAAGAATGTAAAGGCTATGAAGAGCGTATTGAGGAAGCGGGTGGGATAGATGTACAGCTTCTTGGCATGGGGAGTAATGGTCACATTGGCTTTAATGAGCCGGGAACATCCTTTCAAGCAACGACGCAAATTGTTGAACTGGCGCAATCAACAAGAGAAGCCAACGCACGATTTTTTGATGATATAAAGGAAGTGCCATATCAGGCCATTACGATGGGGATTGCAACGATTATGAAAAGCAAAGAAATTTTACTACTTGTATCGGGTGAATCGAAAAACGATGCGATGAAAAAATTAATGGAAGGTGAAGTCGACGAGTCTTTTCCTGCATCGATATTAAACAAGCATTCTCATGTTACAATTATTGCTGATAAAGAAGCGTTGTCTGGCGTAAGTGTGCGCTGA
- the nagA gene encoding N-acetylglucosamine-6-phosphate deacetylase gives MTETSFVIDQVTVFSERETIENGYIKVENGIITEIGQANQRNKSDGEKVYTFHEKVSLLPGMIDVHIHGVNGADTMDATTEALDTITKALPAEGTTSFLATTITQEAKAIERAVKNAGEYVEKNQKPGRAEVLGIHLEGPFLNSERAGAQPLHAMQRPDVRVFEAWNKLAKSKIKLVTLAPEKEGGLELIRYLTDRGVIASIGHSDATYQQVVEAVKCGATHITHLYNGMKGLHHREPGVVGAALLNEQLKTEVIADGYHVRPEMIQLAYQQKTDAGVILITDAMRAKCLKNGRYDLGGQEVDVKDGKALLENGTLAGSVLKMKEALTNIQEYTRCSLESAIKMASENPAKQLGVFDRKGSLAVGKEADLFVRSEDGEVMMTFCKGHIGYSNGRSEENENYSSE, from the coding sequence TTGACTGAGACAAGTTTCGTTATCGATCAGGTAACAGTGTTTAGCGAACGAGAAACGATTGAGAATGGTTACATTAAAGTTGAGAATGGCATCATTACTGAAATTGGACAGGCAAACCAACGTAATAAAAGTGATGGTGAAAAAGTATATACGTTCCATGAGAAAGTATCTTTGCTTCCAGGTATGATTGACGTTCATATTCACGGGGTGAATGGAGCGGATACGATGGATGCAACGACGGAAGCCTTAGATACAATCACTAAAGCACTCCCTGCAGAAGGTACCACAAGCTTTCTAGCAACGACCATTACTCAGGAAGCAAAAGCAATCGAGCGTGCTGTGAAGAATGCAGGAGAGTATGTGGAGAAGAACCAAAAGCCAGGTCGTGCTGAAGTGCTTGGCATTCATTTAGAAGGACCATTTTTAAATAGTGAGAGAGCAGGTGCGCAGCCACTGCATGCGATGCAGCGACCGGACGTTCGAGTTTTTGAAGCTTGGAATAAGCTTGCAAAAAGCAAGATTAAACTCGTGACGCTTGCTCCTGAAAAAGAAGGCGGTCTGGAGCTTATTCGTTATTTGACTGATCGAGGTGTAATCGCATCAATAGGTCATTCTGATGCCACTTATCAGCAAGTGGTGGAAGCAGTAAAATGTGGTGCTACGCATATTACGCATCTTTATAACGGAATGAAAGGACTACATCATCGAGAGCCAGGTGTTGTAGGAGCTGCATTATTGAATGAACAATTAAAAACAGAAGTGATTGCAGACGGTTATCATGTTCGACCGGAAATGATTCAATTAGCTTATCAGCAAAAAACGGATGCAGGCGTGATTTTAATAACGGATGCAATGCGAGCGAAATGTCTTAAAAATGGTCGTTATGATTTAGGTGGACAGGAAGTAGATGTGAAAGATGGTAAGGCGCTATTAGAAAACGGCACGTTAGCGGGCAGTGTATTAAAAATGAAAGAGGCCCTTACTAATATTCAAGAGTATACAAGATGCTCCCTTGAAAGTGCGATTAAAATGGCATCAGAAAACCCTGCCAAACAGCTCGGAGTTTTTGATCGTAAAGGCAGTCTGGCTGTAGGAAAAGAGGCAGATCTTTTCGTACGATCTGAAGACGGGGAAGTGATGATGACTTTCTGTAAAGGGCATATTGGATATTCGAATGGAAGGAGTGAGGAGAATGAGAATTATTCAAGCGAATGA